The following coding sequences lie in one Niabella agricola genomic window:
- a CDS encoding SusC/RagA family TonB-linked outer membrane protein gives MLMFSVAGFSQGDKRVLFGASKEPLSKALTRLAKVAGTAIGFPTNEVEKTRPVSVPDATRTLTATLELLLKGTQLDYKFIKGRVVIFKKGMVPVAGGSRNPINVSGMVVDEQMHPLTGISVAIQGTNRGVVTNREGRFYIEQVDADALIAVKGVGYPVESSQADSFMLFRLKPLVSSLEEVQVLSIGYQVIPKERATGSFVHLGNALLNKSVSTNIVDRLEGNVTGLLFNKNTPASTDGGYDLNIRGHSTLFANDQPLIVVDNFPYDGDIKNINPNDVESITILKDAAAASIWGVRSGNGVIVITTKKGRTDKPVNIDFNANVTVGGKPDLNYRPSLGIDPADRVDIQSMLFEKGYYNAKLSSTNFQAVPLAVSVLDQVSKGLITEEMGSTLLTGLRNNNINSDLRKYFYQSSLNQQYAVNFSGGGVKNDYYLSAGYDRNRGGQVGFSNDRFNFTSNLNFYPAKGLVISSGINYTMSNARTNSVLANLNSLKTTGLLPEYTDLVDDNNRDALAVIRSFNPLYLDTLSNPGFRNWRYRPYEEFGLADASNRQTHAKINFGIKQAVTSWLSLSVKYQREAGNVKNDEFNSASTFYTRDLFNRFYNPGSTKPYPVPSDGGILNSRISELKSSRGRIQADIAHSWIGDHNLTAIAGAEINETITQSNAFTYYGYNKQNATQINVDLVTVFPTNPDGAQSLPNINNLSRYTDRYLSYFSNASYSFKGRYIISGSGRVDKSNLFGVKTNQQATPLYSGGVSWIFSKESFYRFGFLPYGKLRVTYGYNGNIDKSASAYHAFYNITSNFYYTLPAAIIQRPGNDQLRWEKVRIVNFGYDFASARNRVAGTIEFYIKKGIDLFGNAALPASTGFTAFYGNTAGTMTKGIDLTINTTNFKSRSFSWTSNFLFSRVMDKVTKYDMTESALSYINGIRSSIIQPLVGKPLFSVYSYAWAGLSHENGDPQGYLNGKISTDWAAILNSTTVSNMVYNGPARPTVFGALRNTLAFKSLSLSFNMLYKFGYYFRRPALSYSGLYEGGGNRDYYDRWQQPGDERNTNIPSQELLPVTSSRESFYLFSSAFIEKGDHIRLQDITIQYELRAHRTDRIAGARKIQLYGYIDNVGIIWRANRSGTDPDVYAPGYPVPRSFAIGAKFNF, from the coding sequence ATGCTTATGTTTAGCGTAGCAGGCTTCAGCCAGGGGGATAAACGCGTGCTTTTTGGCGCCAGTAAGGAGCCACTGTCAAAAGCGCTTACCCGGTTAGCTAAGGTGGCAGGTACAGCTATCGGCTTTCCTACGAATGAGGTTGAAAAAACCAGGCCGGTAAGCGTTCCTGATGCCACGCGTACGCTCACTGCAACCCTGGAGCTTCTGCTGAAGGGTACCCAGCTTGATTACAAATTTATAAAGGGCCGGGTTGTGATTTTCAAAAAAGGTATGGTGCCGGTTGCAGGCGGAAGCCGTAATCCCATCAATGTATCGGGAATGGTGGTTGATGAACAGATGCATCCCCTGACGGGAATATCGGTTGCCATTCAGGGAACCAATAGAGGGGTAGTTACCAATCGTGAGGGGCGTTTTTATATTGAACAAGTGGATGCCGACGCCCTTATTGCTGTTAAGGGTGTCGGCTATCCTGTGGAGTCCAGCCAGGCAGATAGTTTTATGCTATTCCGGCTAAAACCCCTGGTTTCGAGTCTCGAGGAAGTTCAGGTGTTAAGCATAGGCTATCAGGTCATACCAAAGGAGCGGGCGACGGGATCGTTTGTACATCTCGGCAACGCGCTCCTGAATAAAAGCGTCAGCACTAATATTGTGGATCGGCTCGAAGGAAACGTGACCGGACTTTTATTCAATAAGAATACACCTGCCAGTACAGACGGCGGCTATGACCTAAATATCAGGGGACATAGTACGCTATTCGCTAATGACCAACCGCTGATTGTAGTTGATAATTTTCCCTATGACGGCGATATAAAGAATATCAATCCTAATGATGTAGAAAGCATTACCATATTAAAGGATGCCGCAGCAGCGAGCATTTGGGGGGTAAGGTCAGGCAATGGCGTCATTGTGATAACGACGAAAAAGGGGCGTACAGATAAACCTGTAAACATCGACTTTAATGCCAACGTTACCGTTGGGGGGAAACCCGATCTCAATTACCGCCCCTCATTGGGAATTGATCCGGCAGATCGGGTGGACATACAAAGTATGCTTTTTGAAAAGGGTTATTATAATGCAAAGCTAAGCAGTACAAATTTTCAGGCTGTTCCGCTTGCAGTGAGTGTTCTTGATCAAGTTAGCAAGGGCCTGATCACCGAAGAGATGGGAAGCACATTGCTGACCGGGCTAAGAAATAACAACATCAATTCTGATCTCCGGAAGTATTTTTATCAAAGCAGCCTCAATCAGCAGTATGCTGTGAATTTCAGTGGTGGCGGTGTAAAGAATGATTATTACCTCTCCGCAGGTTACGACCGTAACCGGGGTGGCCAGGTAGGGTTTAGCAATGACCGGTTCAATTTTACGTCGAACCTAAACTTTTATCCCGCGAAGGGGCTGGTAATTTCATCAGGTATCAATTACACTATGTCCAATGCGAGGACCAATTCCGTTCTTGCAAATCTCAATAGCCTGAAGACAACGGGTTTGCTTCCTGAATATACCGATCTGGTTGATGACAACAACCGGGATGCCCTTGCGGTTATCCGGTCGTTTAATCCTTTGTACCTGGACACGCTAAGTAATCCCGGATTCAGGAACTGGCGTTACCGCCCGTATGAAGAGTTTGGCCTGGCGGACGCGTCGAATAGGCAAACCCATGCAAAAATTAACTTTGGCATTAAACAGGCTGTTACCAGCTGGCTTAGCTTGTCCGTTAAATACCAACGAGAGGCGGGCAATGTAAAAAATGATGAGTTTAATAGCGCCAGCACATTTTATACCCGCGATCTTTTCAACCGGTTCTATAACCCCGGTAGTACAAAGCCTTACCCGGTACCTTCCGATGGCGGTATTTTAAATAGCCGGATATCGGAGCTCAAATCGAGCCGGGGGAGAATACAGGCAGACATTGCGCACTCCTGGATCGGGGATCATAATTTAACTGCAATTGCCGGTGCTGAAATAAATGAAACAATCACCCAAAGCAATGCTTTTACCTATTACGGCTATAACAAACAGAATGCGACGCAGATCAATGTAGACCTGGTTACGGTTTTTCCGACAAATCCCGATGGCGCACAGTCGCTGCCTAATATCAACAACCTAAGCCGTTATACCGATCGTTATCTTTCTTACTTCAGCAATGCGAGCTATTCCTTTAAAGGCAGGTATATCATTTCAGGAAGCGGGCGGGTCGATAAGTCTAATTTATTTGGTGTGAAAACCAACCAGCAGGCTACACCCTTGTATTCCGGCGGCGTTTCATGGATATTCTCAAAGGAATCCTTTTACAGGTTTGGCTTCCTTCCTTATGGTAAGCTAAGGGTCACTTACGGCTACAATGGCAATATAGATAAGAGCGCTTCTGCCTATCACGCGTTCTATAATATTACCAGCAATTTCTACTACACGTTGCCCGCTGCTATAATACAACGGCCCGGTAATGATCAGCTGCGTTGGGAAAAGGTCAGGATTGTGAACTTTGGCTACGACTTTGCCTCTGCTAGAAACCGGGTTGCAGGTACTATAGAATTTTATATAAAGAAGGGGATCGATCTCTTTGGCAATGCCGCGCTTCCTGCTTCGACCGGTTTCACTGCATTTTACGGCAACACTGCCGGTACAATGACGAAGGGGATTGACCTTACGATCAACACGACAAATTTTAAATCACGGTCGTTTTCCTGGACATCCAATTTCCTTTTTAGCCGGGTGATGGACAAAGTGACAAAATACGATATGACGGAATCTGCATTATCCTATATCAACGGTATACGATCAAGCATTATTCAGCCCCTGGTCGGTAAACCCCTTTTTAGCGTTTATAGTTATGCCTGGGCCGGCCTCTCCCATGAGAACGGTGACCCGCAGGGATATTTAAACGGCAAGATAAGCACCGATTGGGCAGCTATACTTAATTCAACAACCGTCAGTAATATGGTTTATAACGGACCGGCAAGGCCAACAGTTTTTGGGGCACTAAGGAACACGCTGGCTTTTAAAAGCCTTTCCCTTTCCTTTAATATGCTCTATAAGTTTGGGTACTATTTCCGAAGACCTGCATTAAGCTATTCTGGCCTGTATGAAGGCGGAGGCAACAGGGATTATTACGACCGCTGGCAGCAGCCAGGTGATGAGCGGAATACGAATATTCCGTCGCAGGAATTGCTGCCGGTTACCAGCAGCCGGGAGAGCTTCTACCTTTTTTCATCGGCATTTATTGAAAAAGGCGATCATATCCGCTTGCAGGATATAACCATTCAGTATGAGTTACGCGCTCACCGGACGGACCGGATCGCAGGCGCCCGGAAAATCCAGCTGTACGGATATATTGATAATGTCGGCATCATCTGGAGAGCTAACAGAAGTGGCACTGATCCCGATGTTTATGCTCCGGGATATCCGGTACCCCGATCTTTTGCTATAGGCGCTAAATTTAATTTTTGA
- a CDS encoding FecR family protein: MDNERLSYLLDKYEQGLCSVAEQAELDDFYHALDAGDPLELPSHIQTDIKDYISDRYKRLKAIIDDQQQGAKKKDHTVFYKIAAAVFVLAATGFIYYQIQRRFSHVTKLPAVASYDAMAARATSGRYVRLPDSSVVVLRAGSNLKMDGAGFNVATRSVNLVGEAYFDIHHDKDKPFIITAGPLKVTVLGTAFNIKEQGDSVTVTVTRGKVRVERADRTIAVLTKDQQLVYAKSEAVQQQVASAAIAKWMVSGLQFKGESLRDIATKLQERYGVVINLEGKLNDCRITITDTFNGTESIEEVLNFICPIVNASFAKSGTNYTISGQGCE, encoded by the coding sequence ATGGACAACGAACGGCTATCATATTTACTGGACAAATACGAGCAGGGGCTGTGTAGTGTAGCTGAACAAGCGGAGCTGGACGATTTCTATCACGCATTGGATGCCGGCGACCCACTTGAGCTGCCATCGCATATTCAGACCGACATAAAAGATTATATATCGGACCGTTACAAAAGGCTCAAAGCCATTATTGATGATCAGCAGCAGGGCGCGAAAAAGAAAGATCATACGGTTTTCTATAAAATCGCTGCAGCCGTTTTTGTGCTTGCAGCCACCGGCTTTATTTATTATCAGATTCAAAGACGGTTTTCTCATGTAACCAAGCTGCCGGCAGTAGCATCCTATGATGCAATGGCTGCCAGGGCAACCAGTGGCCGGTATGTCCGGTTACCCGATAGTTCCGTAGTGGTGCTACGTGCTGGTAGTAATTTGAAGATGGATGGCGCAGGATTTAATGTTGCAACGCGCAGCGTTAACCTGGTAGGAGAGGCTTACTTCGATATCCATCATGACAAAGACAAGCCTTTCATTATTACGGCGGGGCCGTTGAAGGTTACAGTATTGGGAACGGCTTTTAATATAAAGGAGCAGGGCGATTCTGTCACTGTAACCGTCACCAGGGGCAAGGTTCGCGTCGAACGCGCCGACAGGACCATCGCTGTGCTAACCAAAGATCAACAGCTAGTATATGCAAAGTCGGAAGCGGTTCAGCAGCAGGTAGCTTCCGCGGCAATTGCCAAATGGATGGTTTCAGGCCTGCAGTTTAAAGGAGAATCGCTTAGGGATATAGCTACAAAACTTCAGGAACGTTATGGAGTGGTAATAAATCTTGAGGGCAAACTAAACGATTGCAGGATAACGATCACCGACACTTTTAACGGTACCGAATCAATTGAGGAAGTCTTAAACTTTATATGTCCAATCGTAAATGCCAGCTTTGCTAAAAGCGGTACCAATTATACGATCTCCGGACAAGGTTGCGAATAA
- a CDS encoding RNA polymerase sigma factor, translating to MLAGIKKGDELAFKQLYERHSTKLLTIAYSKTKSIEIAEEIVQDTFLTFYNKKEAVDNNPLLYLKAVLKFKILEHIKTQYKTKTHPLDSDYLVATRSMEVPEKLEIQETQSAIYKKIQSLPQQCREVFVLRRDYNFSNEEVANKLGISVKTVEAHMTKALAALKKNLEHTLIIFLFLLS from the coding sequence TTGCTGGCAGGGATCAAAAAAGGAGATGAGCTGGCATTTAAACAACTATACGAGCGGCACTCGACAAAGTTGCTAACCATTGCCTATAGCAAGACTAAAAGCATCGAAATAGCTGAGGAAATCGTGCAGGATACATTCCTTACCTTTTACAATAAAAAGGAAGCCGTTGACAACAACCCTTTACTCTATTTAAAGGCTGTCCTGAAGTTTAAAATACTAGAACACATAAAAACACAATACAAAACCAAAACACATCCTCTCGACAGTGATTATCTGGTAGCTACCCGTTCAATGGAAGTGCCCGAAAAGCTGGAGATACAGGAAACACAGTCTGCCATTTACAAAAAAATACAAAGTCTACCACAGCAATGTCGCGAAGTCTTTGTGCTTCGGAGAGACTATAATTTCAGCAATGAAGAGGTGGCCAATAAACTAGGGATTTCAGTGAAAACCGTCGAAGCGCATATGACAAAAGCACTTGCAGCACTCAAAAAGAACCTTGAACACACCCTGATCATATTTCTTTTCCTATTATCATAG
- a CDS encoding metallophosphoesterase, whose protein sequence is MGTFVIGDLHGASKALEQCLQRSGFDPEKDTLIQLGDVCDGHNDVYDCVEMLINIPNLVAIRGNHDTWLLEFIETDFHPVYWTYGGLGTLRSYLDYAGKSGKYRSSGSGYKTALEAADIPKSHKNFFASQQLYHVDAHNRCFVHAGFRNNLPFDQQRAEDFYWNRSLWEEAIAKSVTLSSDGLKETYLITPHFSEIYLGHTATLKWGTDQPLNAFNIWNLDTGAGGPGRLTIMNADSKKYWQSDQLNELYRP, encoded by the coding sequence ATGGGTACGTTCGTTATAGGGGATCTGCATGGGGCCAGCAAAGCACTGGAGCAGTGTTTGCAGCGTTCAGGCTTTGACCCTGAAAAGGATACCCTTATCCAGCTCGGCGACGTATGCGACGGCCATAATGATGTATATGATTGTGTGGAAATGCTGATAAACATACCCAACCTGGTTGCCATAAGAGGAAATCATGATACCTGGCTGCTGGAATTTATCGAAACAGATTTTCATCCCGTGTATTGGACATACGGCGGGTTAGGCACACTCAGGTCATACCTTGACTATGCGGGAAAGTCAGGAAAGTACCGCTCTTCCGGAAGTGGGTATAAGACTGCATTAGAAGCCGCTGATATCCCTAAATCACACAAAAATTTTTTCGCATCCCAACAGTTATACCATGTAGACGCGCATAACCGATGCTTTGTGCATGCAGGCTTCAGGAACAACCTTCCATTTGACCAGCAGCGCGCAGAAGATTTTTACTGGAACAGGAGCTTATGGGAGGAAGCTATAGCGAAAAGCGTAACCTTATCTAGCGATGGGCTAAAAGAAACATACCTCATAACACCTCATTTTAGCGAGATCTATCTTGGTCATACGGCCACCTTAAAATGGGGGACCGATCAGCCGTTAAACGCTTTCAATATCTGGAACCTTGATACCGGGGCCGGTGGCCCAGGAAGGTTAACGATTATGAACGCGGATTCAAAAAAGTATTGGCAGTCCGATCAGTTGAACGAACTGTATCGTCCATAA
- a CDS encoding helix-turn-helix domain-containing protein, giving the protein MEASKELIFDKLVYSCAFEKHRGAEEFMPEHFLGFQLSGETHAFHAEGQTVISENTVVLVRKNQLVRTIKYPGKSGKYQFVSISLDQETLREYAIENKIVVNAPYRGRQQLFFEPDDFLRSYFLSLAPYINKTKNATPRLAELKIREAVELLLQCNSAIRDILFDFREPYKIDLKEFMNQNYMFNVPVASFAKLTGRSLSTFKRDFERTFGGTPNRWLLERRLEEAHYLIKQKQQKPADFYLDLGFENLSHFYFVFKKKFGLTTSEV; this is encoded by the coding sequence ATGGAAGCAAGTAAGGAACTTATTTTTGATAAACTTGTTTATTCCTGTGCATTTGAAAAACACAGGGGTGCTGAAGAGTTTATGCCGGAACACTTTCTCGGTTTTCAGCTTTCGGGCGAAACCCATGCATTTCATGCAGAGGGACAAACGGTAATCAGCGAAAATACAGTTGTCCTGGTCCGAAAGAACCAACTCGTCCGGACGATCAAATATCCTGGCAAGTCAGGTAAGTATCAATTTGTTTCCATATCCCTGGATCAGGAGACTTTACGGGAATACGCTATAGAAAACAAGATCGTGGTGAATGCTCCCTATCGGGGAAGGCAGCAGCTTTTCTTTGAACCGGATGATTTCCTGCGGTCTTATTTTCTTTCTCTTGCTCCTTATATTAATAAAACAAAAAATGCTACGCCAAGATTAGCCGAATTGAAAATCAGGGAGGCAGTGGAATTACTGCTTCAGTGCAACTCTGCAATAAGGGACATCCTATTTGACTTCCGCGAGCCATATAAGATAGATTTAAAGGAATTCATGAATCAAAACTATATGTTCAATGTTCCGGTAGCATCTTTTGCAAAACTTACTGGGCGCAGCCTCTCAACATTCAAGCGAGATTTTGAAAGAACCTTTGGCGGGACGCCTAATCGGTGGTTGCTCGAAAGGCGTTTAGAGGAGGCACACTACCTTATCAAGCAGAAACAGCAAAAACCGGCAGACTTTTACCTGGATTTAGGATTTGAGAATCTTTCCCATTTTTATTTTGTGTTTAAAAAGAAATTCGGCTTGACAACATCGGAAGTTTAG
- a CDS encoding GlcG/HbpS family heme-binding protein, protein MNITYSDATKALNAAIEKAGALNIPVSIAVVDNGGHLISFARLNSVYGVIDFAVKKAKTAAMFGVDSDIMGDIIAGAHLHAYGMINANDGLLTIAGGAVLKDKEGKIIGAVGSSGGTPEQDKEIALAGAAAIS, encoded by the coding sequence ATGAATATAACATATAGCGATGCGACAAAAGCATTGAATGCCGCTATCGAAAAGGCAGGTGCACTCAATATACCAGTAAGTATCGCCGTTGTAGACAATGGTGGTCATCTGATCTCATTTGCACGCTTAAACAGCGTTTACGGTGTTATTGACTTTGCCGTTAAAAAAGCGAAGACTGCTGCCATGTTCGGCGTGGACAGCGATATAATGGGAGATATTATTGCCGGTGCGCACCTTCATGCCTATGGGATGATAAACGCAAACGACGGCTTACTTACGATTGCCGGCGGCGCTGTACTGAAGGATAAAGAAGGTAAGATCATAGGGGCTGTAGGTTCTTCAGGGGGAACGCCGGAGCAGGATAAAGAAATAGCTTTGGCCGGCGCTGCGGCAATCTCCTGA
- a CDS encoding SDR family oxidoreductase, translating to MSKTILITGAASGFGKIAAFDLAQKGHKVIATAQVYPQMSDLIREAKEIGIELTVDKLDVTDPRDRAYIVSKYDIDILISNAGIMQGGPIAEQPLDLIRSMFETNVFGALELAQGFIRKFVAKKAGKIVFTSSMGGLWTVPYVAAYCASKHALEAIAEGLKTELAPFNIKIATCNPGVFGTGFNDRGADSIFRWYNPEVNFTPPSAFDGTAEALANQLDPQSMADCIVDVALDDNSNFRNVHPKETEDFVKQLQAGAWTAKS from the coding sequence ATGAGCAAAACAATCTTAATTACAGGAGCCGCAAGCGGTTTTGGAAAAATCGCAGCATTCGATTTAGCCCAAAAGGGCCATAAGGTAATTGCTACAGCACAGGTGTATCCGCAGATGAGCGATCTCATAAGAGAAGCAAAAGAGATAGGAATCGAGCTTACCGTTGATAAACTGGATGTAACTGACCCTCGTGATCGGGCATATATTGTCAGCAAATACGATATAGATATCCTGATCAGCAATGCGGGTATTATGCAAGGCGGCCCTATCGCTGAGCAGCCCCTGGATCTTATCCGGTCCATGTTTGAGACTAACGTTTTCGGCGCTTTGGAACTGGCTCAAGGCTTCATTAGAAAGTTCGTAGCAAAAAAAGCGGGTAAAATAGTCTTCACATCATCAATGGGAGGTTTGTGGACAGTTCCTTATGTAGCTGCATATTGCGCGTCAAAACATGCACTTGAAGCTATCGCGGAGGGGCTGAAAACGGAGCTGGCCCCATTCAATATCAAGATTGCAACCTGTAATCCCGGGGTATTTGGTACGGGATTTAACGACAGAGGTGCCGATTCTATTTTCCGCTGGTACAATCCGGAAGTAAACTTTACGCCGCCATCCGCATTTGATGGGACTGCCGAGGCGCTCGCCAATCAACTCGATCCGCAATCTATGGCAGATTGTATTGTAGATGTAGCGCTTGATGACAATAGCAATTTTCGGAACGTACATCCTAAGGAAACGGAAGATTTTGTAAAGCAGCTACAAGCCGGAGCCTGGACGGCCAAAAGTTAA